One region of Enterobacter ludwigii genomic DNA includes:
- a CDS encoding NAD(P)/FAD-dependent oxidoreductase: MERFDAVVIGAGAAGMFCAAMAGQAGRRVLLLDNGKKPGRKILMSGGGRCNFTNLYVEPAAYLSQNRHFCKSALARYTQWDFIDLVGKHGIAWHEKTLGQLFCDDSAQQIVDMLVAECEKGGVTMRLRTEVLDVARDEQGYTLQLNGETVSTDSLVIASGGLSMPGLGASPFGYKIAEQFGLKVLPTRAGLVPFTLHKPLLEQLQTLSGVSVPSVITAEDGTVFRENLLFTHRGLSGPAVLQISSYWQPGEFVTVNLLPDCDLDAFLNEQRVAHPNQSLKNTLAMQLPKRLVECLQVLGQIPDVSLKQLNSREQETLVETLTNWRVQPNGTEGYRTAEVTLGGVDTNELSSRSMEARNVPGLYFIGEVMDVTGWLGGYNFQWAWASAWACAQALAEK; the protein is encoded by the coding sequence GTGGAAAGGTTTGATGCCGTGGTCATTGGCGCCGGTGCGGCGGGTATGTTTTGTGCGGCGATGGCCGGACAAGCGGGTCGTCGCGTGCTGTTACTGGATAACGGTAAAAAACCAGGCCGTAAGATCCTGATGTCTGGCGGTGGGCGCTGCAACTTTACTAATCTGTATGTTGAACCCGCGGCCTATTTGAGCCAAAACCGTCATTTTTGCAAATCTGCGCTGGCGCGTTACACCCAGTGGGACTTTATCGACCTCGTGGGTAAACACGGTATTGCGTGGCATGAGAAGACGTTGGGTCAGCTGTTCTGCGACGATTCCGCGCAGCAGATTGTCGATATGCTGGTGGCCGAGTGCGAGAAGGGCGGTGTAACGATGCGCCTGCGCACGGAAGTGCTGGACGTTGCGCGTGATGAGCAAGGTTACACGCTGCAACTCAACGGTGAAACCGTCAGCACCGACAGCCTGGTGATCGCCAGCGGTGGTCTTTCTATGCCGGGTCTGGGTGCCTCGCCATTTGGCTACAAGATTGCCGAGCAGTTTGGCCTGAAGGTGCTGCCAACGCGTGCGGGGCTGGTGCCGTTTACGCTGCATAAACCTCTGCTGGAACAACTCCAGACACTTTCTGGCGTCTCGGTTCCGTCGGTCATCACCGCCGAAGATGGTACGGTATTCCGCGAAAACCTGCTCTTCACTCACCGCGGCCTCTCTGGCCCGGCGGTACTGCAGATCTCCAGCTACTGGCAGCCGGGGGAGTTTGTCACGGTTAACCTGCTTCCCGATTGCGATCTGGATGCCTTCCTCAACGAGCAGCGTGTGGCGCACCCGAATCAGAGCCTGAAAAACACCCTGGCAATGCAGCTGCCGAAGCGTCTGGTGGAATGTTTGCAGGTGCTGGGGCAGATCCCGGATGTTTCGCTCAAGCAGCTTAACAGCCGCGAGCAGGAGACGCTGGTGGAGACGCTGACAAACTGGCGCGTGCAGCCAAACGGCACGGAAGGCTACCGCACCGCAGAAGTCACGCTGGGCGGGGTCGACACGAATGAACTCTCTTCCCGCTCCATGGAAGCGCGCAACGTGCCGGGGCTCTATTTTATTGGCGAAGTGATGGACGTCACCGGCTGGCTTGGCGGGTACAACTTCCAGTGGGCATGGGCAAGTGCCTGGGCATGTGCTCAGGCGCTGGCAGAGAAATAA
- the pitA gene encoding inorganic phosphate transporter PitA, with translation MLHLFAGLDLHTGLLLLLALVFVLFYEAINGFHDTANAVATVIYTRAMRSQLAVVMAAVFNFFGVLLGGLSVAYAIVHMLPTDLLLNVSSGHGLAMVFSMLLAAIIWNLGTWYFGLPASSSHTLIGAIIGIGLTNALMTGTSVVDALNIPKVLGIFASLIVSPIVGLVVAGGLIFILRRYWSNTKKRSRIHLTPAEREKKDGKKKPPFWTRIALIISAIGVAFSHGANDGQKGIGLVMLVLIGVAPAGFVVNMNASGYEITRTRDAVNNVEIYFQQHPDLLKKATGVDQLIPSPEAGATTVPGEFHCHPANAINALERAKGMLGTIESYDKLTVEQRGQLRRIMLCISDVTDKVAKLPDVNADDQRLLKKLKGDMLNTIEYAPIWIIMAVALALGIGTMIGWRRVATTIGEKIGKKGMTYAQGMSAQMTAAVSIGLASYTGMPVSTTHVLSSSVAGTMIVDGGGLQRKTVTNILMAWVFTLPASILLSGGLYWISLKLI, from the coding sequence ATGCTACATTTGTTTGCCGGCCTGGATTTACATACCGGGCTTTTATTATTGCTTGCTCTGGTTTTTGTACTGTTTTACGAAGCGATCAACGGCTTCCACGACACTGCAAACGCAGTAGCAACGGTTATTTACACTCGCGCAATGCGATCGCAACTGGCGGTTGTTATGGCGGCGGTATTTAACTTTTTTGGTGTCCTCCTGGGCGGACTGAGCGTTGCATATGCCATTGTGCATATGTTGCCAACGGATCTGCTGCTTAACGTAAGTTCTGGCCATGGCCTCGCTATGGTGTTCTCAATGCTGCTTGCTGCAATTATCTGGAACCTCGGTACCTGGTATTTCGGCCTGCCTGCATCCAGTTCTCACACTCTCATCGGCGCGATTATCGGTATCGGGTTAACCAATGCCCTGATGACCGGTACATCGGTTGTTGATGCGTTAAACATCCCGAAAGTGCTGGGGATTTTTGCCTCGCTTATCGTCTCCCCAATTGTGGGTCTGGTGGTTGCAGGTGGATTAATTTTCATCCTGCGTCGTTACTGGAGCAACACGAAAAAGCGCTCCCGTATTCACCTGACTCCGGCAGAGCGTGAGAAGAAAGACGGTAAGAAAAAACCGCCATTCTGGACACGTATCGCTCTGATCATTTCTGCAATCGGCGTGGCTTTCTCACACGGTGCGAACGATGGTCAGAAAGGCATTGGTCTGGTGATGTTGGTTCTGATTGGCGTTGCGCCAGCAGGTTTCGTGGTTAACATGAATGCCTCCGGATACGAAATCACCCGTACCCGTGATGCGGTGAATAACGTCGAGATCTATTTCCAGCAGCATCCTGATCTTCTCAAGAAAGCGACCGGCGTTGACCAGTTGATTCCTTCTCCGGAAGCGGGCGCTACCACCGTACCAGGCGAGTTCCACTGCCATCCGGCAAACGCGATTAACGCGCTGGAACGTGCGAAAGGCATGCTGGGCACTATCGAGAGTTATGACAAACTGACCGTTGAACAGCGTGGTCAGCTGCGTCGCATTATGCTGTGCATCTCTGATGTGACGGATAAAGTGGCGAAGCTGCCTGACGTGAATGCTGATGACCAGCGTCTTCTGAAGAAACTGAAAGGCGATATGCTCAACACCATCGAGTACGCGCCAATCTGGATCATCATGGCAGTCGCGCTGGCGCTCGGTATCGGTACGATGATTGGCTGGCGTCGCGTGGCGACCACCATCGGCGAGAAGATCGGTAAGAAAGGCATGACCTATGCGCAGGGTATGTCCGCGCAGATGACGGCAGCCGTGTCTATCGGTCTGGCGAGCTATACCGGTATGCCAGTGTCTACCACCCACGTACTTTCTTCGTCCGTGGCAGGAACCATGATTGTTGACGGTGGCGGTTTGCAGCGCAAAACCGTGACCAACATTCTGATGGCCTGGGTATTCACTCTCCCGGCCTCTATCCTGTTGTCTGGCGGTTTGTACTGGATTTCGCTGAAGCTGATCTAA
- the uspB gene encoding universal stress protein UspB codes for MISTVALFWALCVVCIVNMARYFSSLRALLVVLRGCDPLLYQYVDGGGFFTSHGQPSKQMRLVGYIYYQRYRDHHDEEFIRRCERLRRQFILTSALCGLVVVSMVALMIWH; via the coding sequence ATGATTAGCACCGTCGCATTGTTTTGGGCGCTATGTGTGGTTTGCATAGTGAATATGGCGCGCTACTTCTCATCGTTACGTGCGCTGTTGGTGGTACTTCGTGGTTGCGATCCGTTGCTTTATCAGTATGTGGACGGTGGAGGTTTCTTCACCTCGCATGGACAGCCCAGCAAACAGATGCGTCTGGTGGGATACATCTACTACCAGCGCTACCGCGATCATCACGATGAAGAGTTTATCCGTCGTTGCGAGCGCCTGCGTCGTCAGTTCATTTTGACCAGCGCCTTATGTGGTCTGGTCGTGGTCAGTATGGTTGCATTGATGATTTGGCATTGA
- the uspA gene encoding universal stress protein UspA encodes MAYKHILIAVDLSPESKVLVDKAVSMARPYNAKVSLIHVDVNYSDLYTGLIDVNLGDMQKRISEETHHALSELSTNAGYPITETLSGSGDLGQVLVDAIKKYDMDLVVCGHHQDFWSKLMSSARQLINTVHVDMLIVPLRDEEDE; translated from the coding sequence ATGGCTTACAAACACATTCTCATCGCGGTAGACCTCTCCCCGGAGAGCAAAGTACTGGTTGATAAAGCAGTATCCATGGCACGTCCCTACAACGCGAAAGTTTCTCTGATTCACGTTGATGTGAATTACTCCGACCTCTATACCGGTCTGATCGACGTCAATCTCGGCGATATGCAGAAACGCATCTCCGAAGAGACTCACCATGCTCTGAGCGAACTGTCGACTAACGCAGGTTATCCGATCACCGAAACCTTAAGCGGTAGCGGCGACCTGGGCCAGGTGCTGGTCGATGCAATTAAGAAATACGATATGGATCTGGTGGTATGCGGTCACCATCAGGACTTCTGGAGCAAGCTGATGTCTTCAGCGCGCCAGCTGATTAACACCGTTCACGTGGATATGCTGATTGTTCCACTGCGTGACGAAGAAGACGAATAA
- the rsmJ gene encoding 16S rRNA (guanine(1516)-N(2))-methyltransferase RsmJ, producing the protein MKICLVDETGAGDGALSVLAARWGLEHDDENLMALVMTPEHLELRKRDEPKLGGIFVDFVGGAMAHRRKFGGGRGEAVAKAVGIKGSYLPDVVDATAGLGRDAFVLASVGCHVRMLERNPVVAALLDDGLVRGYADPEIGPWLQERLQLIHASSLTALTDITPRPQVVYLDPMFPHKQKSALVKKEMRVFQSLVGPDLDADGLLGPARQLATKRVVVKRPDYAPPLADVATTNAVTTKGHRFDIYAGTPE; encoded by the coding sequence GTGAAGATCTGCTTAGTCGATGAAACAGGCGCCGGAGACGGCGCCTTATCTGTTCTGGCCGCCCGCTGGGGGCTGGAGCACGATGATGAAAACCTGATGGCGCTGGTGATGACGCCAGAGCATCTCGAATTACGTAAGCGCGACGAACCAAAACTCGGCGGTATTTTTGTCGACTTTGTTGGCGGTGCGATGGCACACCGACGTAAGTTTGGTGGCGGTCGTGGTGAAGCGGTTGCCAAAGCGGTCGGCATCAAGGGAAGCTATCTGCCGGATGTGGTGGATGCCACGGCGGGGTTAGGGCGTGATGCGTTTGTGCTGGCATCCGTGGGTTGTCATGTGCGGATGCTGGAACGGAATCCTGTGGTGGCCGCACTACTCGACGACGGTCTGGTGCGTGGCTATGCAGACCCGGAAATCGGCCCGTGGTTGCAGGAGCGTTTGCAGCTGATCCACGCCTCCAGCCTGACGGCGCTGACCGATATTACCCCGCGCCCGCAGGTGGTCTATCTTGATCCGATGTTCCCGCATAAGCAGAAAAGCGCGCTGGTGAAAAAAGAGATGCGTGTGTTTCAGTCGCTCGTGGGTCCGGACCTGGATGCAGATGGTTTGCTGGGGCCTGCTCGCCAGTTAGCGACGAAGCGTGTGGTAGTGAAACGCCCGGACTATGCGCCGCCGCTGGCGGACGTTGCGACGACCAATGCGGTGACTACCAAAGGGCACCGGTTTGATATTTATGCCGGTACGCCGGAATAA